One Desulfofundulus luciae DNA segment encodes these proteins:
- the thrS gene encoding threonine--tRNA ligase, whose amino-acid sequence MIKVTLKDGSVREYEPGTPLSRIAQDISPRLGKEALVAAVDGRLVDLSYPLHRDAAVEFYTFEDEPGRDAFRHSAAHVMAQAVKRLFPEVKLAIGPAIADGFYYDFDAEKPFTPADLEKIEKEMQAIIKEDLPFTRFEVSREEALQRFSTAGEIYKVELINELPGDAVISCYQQGEFVDLCAGPHIPSTGRLKAFKLTSVAGAYWRGDERNKMLQRIYGTAFPKKSQLEEYLFRIEEAKRRDHRKLGAELDLFSIQEEGPGFPFFHPRGMVLRNQLEQFWREEHYKRGYQEIRTPVILNRSLWERSGHWEHYRENMYFTRIDDVEYAIKPMNCPGGILVYKSRLHSYRELPIRLAELGLVHRHELSGVLHGLMRVRCFTQDDAHIFMLPSQIREEIIGVIDLVDYFYSIFGFKYNVELSTRPEKSMGSDEIWEIATSALEEALKARGMKYKVNEGDGAFYGPKIDFHLEDCLGRTWQCGTIQLDFLMPEKFDLTYVGEDGQKHRPVMIHRVVFGSIERFIGILTEHFAGAFPTWLAPVQVRVLPIADRHAGYARQVVERLEKENIRVELDARNEKVNYKIREAQAQKIPYMLVVGDKEAREGTVAVRHRARGDEGAQPLEEFVARILEEIRTKAIN is encoded by the coding sequence ATGATCAAAGTAACATTAAAGGATGGTTCCGTGCGGGAATACGAACCCGGTACTCCTTTGAGCCGCATAGCGCAGGACATCAGCCCCCGCCTGGGCAAGGAAGCCCTGGTGGCGGCAGTGGACGGGCGGCTGGTGGACTTGAGCTACCCTCTACACAGGGATGCCGCCGTTGAGTTCTACACCTTTGAAGATGAGCCGGGGCGGGATGCTTTCCGCCACAGCGCCGCCCATGTCATGGCCCAGGCCGTGAAGCGTCTCTTCCCGGAGGTCAAGCTGGCCATCGGTCCCGCTATTGCCGATGGATTTTACTACGATTTTGATGCGGAAAAGCCCTTCACACCTGCGGACCTGGAGAAAATTGAAAAAGAAATGCAGGCTATCATTAAAGAAGATTTGCCCTTTACCCGTTTTGAAGTGTCCCGGGAAGAAGCGCTGCAGCGGTTTTCTACCGCCGGGGAAATTTATAAGGTGGAGCTTATCAATGAGCTGCCGGGAGATGCGGTAATTTCCTGTTACCAGCAGGGTGAATTCGTGGACCTCTGCGCCGGTCCCCACATTCCGTCAACCGGCAGGTTGAAAGCCTTCAAGCTTACTTCCGTGGCCGGGGCTTACTGGCGGGGCGACGAGAGAAATAAGATGCTCCAGCGCATTTACGGCACCGCTTTTCCTAAGAAATCCCAGCTTGAAGAATATCTCTTCCGTATTGAAGAGGCCAAACGCCGGGATCACCGCAAGCTGGGCGCGGAGCTGGACCTGTTCAGCATCCAGGAGGAAGGGCCGGGCTTTCCCTTTTTCCATCCCAGGGGCATGGTCCTGCGCAATCAATTGGAGCAATTCTGGCGGGAAGAGCATTACAAGCGGGGTTACCAGGAAATCCGCACGCCGGTTATCTTGAACCGGTCCCTGTGGGAAAGGTCGGGGCACTGGGAGCACTACCGGGAAAACATGTACTTCACCCGCATCGATGACGTGGAATACGCCATCAAGCCCATGAACTGCCCGGGGGGCATCCTGGTGTACAAGAGCCGCCTGCACAGCTACCGGGAACTGCCCATTCGCCTGGCGGAACTGGGTCTGGTGCACCGCCACGAGCTTTCCGGGGTGCTCCACGGGCTCATGCGGGTGCGCTGCTTTACCCAGGACGATGCTCACATCTTCATGCTCCCCTCCCAAATCCGGGAAGAGATCATCGGGGTCATTGACCTGGTGGATTATTTCTACAGCATCTTTGGTTTTAAATATAATGTGGAACTCTCCACCCGCCCCGAAAAATCCATGGGCTCCGACGAGATCTGGGAGATAGCCACCAGCGCCCTGGAGGAGGCCTTGAAGGCCAGGGGGATGAAGTATAAAGTAAATGAAGGGGACGGGGCCTTTTACGGGCCGAAGATTGATTTCCACCTGGAGGACTGCCTGGGGCGCACCTGGCAGTGCGGCACCATTCAACTGGATTTCCTCATGCCCGAGAAGTTTGACCTCACCTATGTGGGCGAGGACGGCCAGAAGCACCGTCCCGTGATGATCCACCGGGTGGTGTTCGGCAGCATTGAACGTTTTATCGGCATCCTGACCGAACATTTTGCCGGCGCCTTTCCCACCTGGCTGGCCCCGGTCCAGGTCAGGGTTCTGCCCATTGCCGACCGGCATGCCGGCTATGCCCGTCAGGTGGTGGAGCGGCTGGAAAAGGAAAACATCAGGGTAGAGCTGGACGCCCGCAATGAAAAGGTAAATTACAAAATCCGTGAGGCCCAGGCACAAAAAATACCCTACATGCTGGTGGTGGGTGACAAGGAGGCCCGGGAAGGCACCGTGGCGGTGCGCCACCGCGCCCGGGGGGACGAGGGGGCCCAACCCCTGGAGGAATTTGTCGCCCGCATTCTGGAGGAAATCCGCACTAAAGCTATTAATTAA